Sequence from the Equus caballus isolate H_3958 breed thoroughbred chromosome 6, TB-T2T, whole genome shotgun sequence genome:
GGGCAGATTCCTGGCATGGCTTGAACTGGGGCTGAGCAGGCCCGGGGGTCTACTGCCTCTGGAAGACCAGCCTCAACCGGGAAGGGCTGGTGGGACGCCCTAGGGCAGATCCTGGGATGAACTggctcccaccccaccctgcctccctccacaACGAGTGTGGCTGATCCCTCCAGAGAGCAAGTTTCGCAATCATCCCTTGCTCCTAACACACTGAAACTGGAAACCACCAGCAAACCATGACTTCAGCTGGCTCTGGTCCACATGGACGGACTCTGTGTTTAGATTTATTTGGCTGACTGGCTTCTccggggaaaggaggagaggggaagtgggAATATGGCATTTGTGTTGAGGAACggcaggtgggcagggcaggcTTCATGCAGACACAGCAGGGCCACTCGCACCCGAGCTATCCTGGGCTCTGGTCCCAAGTGGCTTGGAGCATTTGGACAAGCCTAACAGGAAAGGGGGTGGCACAGGCTCCTCCTTCACCTGGAAAAACATGACCCAAAGGAGCACAGGAAGGGTCCTGGGCCTGGATCACCTGTGAGCCTTATTGCTTATTTAGTCAGAAAAGCTTGGCCGGGCCTAGACGGCAGATTTGGCACAGGGGCTAACCCTCAGAGCCGGGCTTAGGGAGAGGCCCCTCCCGCAGTATCAGGATGGAAGCCTAGGCCAGCTCCCATTTTCCTTCAGGAGATGTTGTTCCTGGCAGGCACTGAGCCCTCTTCCCCCACCTGCAGCAGGACCCTGCGGGCACCAGGAAATGATGCTGTGGGAAAAGACGACGTGGGCCCTGGGGAATCTGTTCCACTTCTGTGACACCAAAGGGAAAGACCAGGCCTTACAACCTTGGGACAAGGAGTGGAGGCGGCATCACAACGCCAGAGAAAGGTGCTCGTCAGCCAGCTACCACTCAGAACACCAAGCTGCTGCTCCACCCCCTGGTTTTCTCAAAACTGTGGAAACGGGAAAGGATAATATGGACGAGTCCTGAGTGGGAGGTGTCCTCACACCTGAAGCAATTTCCAAATGCTTTGTGACACCTGCCTCTAGAGAAAACGGAGACAGGCATTGGGAAGTCCCTCCCAGCCCAGAGGAAGGAGGCCAGAGAAGAGAGAACCCCAGCCAGCCCCGGGGAGGCCATGGTTAAGGCAGTGATGCTGAGGTGGGGCTCCCTTTTGGGGGGCCCTTGTGCTCCCAATGACAGCAGcacttcctcttttgttttccatcCTGGGGAAACTTCGTTTTgtgactattttttaaagtattactaCTGAGAAACTTCGAAAGAGCCGCGCAAAGCACAGGTGGGGGGAGGTCCACCTGCGACCCGAGCCAGGAGGCTGGCCAACTAATGGTGAGAacacccctcccctcagcccaggAAAAGCAGGGGTGCCTCTGAGGCCCTGGAGAGAAAAAGCGACAGGCGGGAAGGACGGGGACTGGAGCAGATACTGCTCGGcacaggccaggccctgggggaggaCACAAAGGAGAGAGCCCTGCCCAAGAACACCAGGGCAGGCCCCAGTGCCCCTCCCAGACTCTGGAACAGAAGTCCTtgcaccagcaccagcaccagcagAGAATCCCTGAAGAGCAGACTTACGGACACAGTCCGAGCGCAGCTCATCTGCAAGCCAAGGCGACACACGCATTTGGGGTTTTCCTCTTCCCTGTACCCCGAGAACCTCCCACATTCACCTCAGGCCCAGGACTGCAGCTTTGTCAGAAACAAAACAGGCCCAACACTCCACGTttagaaagagaattttaaaacagtCAAAAGAACGGAAATCAGTTATCTGTCCTCTCCCAGGCCAGGGAGAAGACGTCCTTCCCCGCAGGCTCGACTACGACTGGTGCTGAGGAGGCAGGCCCAGCGCCCAGGCCTCAGGGAGACCCGGAGAGGGCTCAGCCAGGCACGCTGCTGGAGGCAAGCGCAGCCCTTGGGCCACAGGACTTAATGGCCTCTGGGGCTACTGGTTCTGGCAACAAGCTTTCATCTTCCAGAAATGTCGTCTGTCTGCAGCAGGTGGCTGGAGAAAGGTTTCAGAAAAGTGTGTGCCTGGGGCACCCGAAGGCAGCCTCTGACCCTGCCTCTCCCCCTGGTATAGGCCGGACAACACTGAAGGAAGGCCGTGGGTTTGACAATGGAGCCTTCAATGGTCTTCATTCCACAGAGCTCGGGTGCTCTCAGGATGACTGGACAGGAGATGAACCAACTCGGGGAGAGTCTCGATCTTTCGGGTTCTCCCTTATCCTGAAACACTTACATCCCGGGGCCCCAGTTCAAGGCaagacaaacacacaaacacacaaacacacacacacacacacacaatcttggGAACCCAACTCAGGGCTGCTCTGGGTACGGCTGGCCTGGTGTTTGCCCACTCGGCATCTAACCTGTCCTAAGGCTCTCTCCAATCACTTCTATTTCCAGGCCCCACTGGGTGAGATGCTCCAGCTTCCGCTCTGTCTGTCAGGCTGATCATAAAGGCACGGTGTAGGAAAGTCCCCTACTGGGATGGCCGTGGCTTGGAAGCAGGGGAGGCTAAGGGGCCCGCAGCTGCCCGAGGCTGGTGTAGACATCCTCTGCTCCGCTCAACTCCTCAAAGATTGGGATCAGGTTTAGCAGCTCAGTGTCTGCCATGTCATCAAACCAAGACTGCACGGGCACCTGGGGCAGAGAGAAGGTGGCATCAATCTCCCGACCATCAATTCTTCCCTCCCTTGCCCCAGAGCCCCTGGAAGCTGGCTGGGTCCACCTGGGGGGTGTGCTCCTCTGGTAAAGCCCTCGGTTCCACCACCCACTCCCTCTCCCACGCGGGGCAGGGACTCCCCAGCCCTGCAGCGCGGGCGTGTCTGGACCACTCACTGCATTCTCTGGGTGGAAGATGTACGAAGCTGGCGAGTTGTCCAGAATGAGGGTTTTCCTCAGGTCCCTTCCCAGGCGGCTGAGGTCCTTGACGTAGCAGCCCTGGTGGAACACACAGGACTCACGGAACAGGCGGGCCCGGAACACCCCACACCTGTCCAGCAGATCGGTCACAGGGTCGGCATactgggagaagagaaggggtTTTTGTTTGGAGGCAGTGCTGGTTCCCCGTGGCATCCTGCGGACCAGCAAGGAGTCGCTGGACCACCCCTGTGGCTGCCAAACCTGCTCCCAGTTCTTTGCTCCCCTTCCCGCCAGGTACCTTGGCCAGGCTGGCAGTGAAGAGAACACATTCAAAGAGTTCCCCCATTCGTCTCAGGAACTCATCCACGTAAGGCCTCTTGAGCACGTACACCTGAGGGAAAGCAGAGGCTGGTTGGAGGCATCCCTGGGCGGGGGAGTGTGGCGGCGCTGGTCACggtcaccacacacacaaagggCAGCAAGTATGTTCAGACCTCACTCTGTCCAGATGCCCGCACCCCAGCCTCTGGGACCATCTGGCTGGAGGCCTCCCCACAGACCAGGGCACTAGCATCACCTCCTCACTAGGCTTCTGTGGGCTTAGTGATCCCAACGTTGACCCAGCTCAGGAAGAAACGTATACACCCATGTCTCAGGAGCCATCTGCTTCCGGCGGCGAACCATCAGCTGCCTCCAGAAACAAGTAATCAAGAATAGGCCTCACAGATGGAAACAGCCTATCCTGGATTACTTGAATCCAGCCACAGCCTCTACGGGGGCTTCCTGTCCTTGGCTCTGGCAGGACAGTCTGTCCAGGTCACCAGCAGGCAAGGTTGCCGACACTTCCTAAAACCTCATGCCCTCACACAGCTTCTGAAATGCACCAGGAGGAGCAACTTTTCCCTCAATGACTGAGCTCAGACACCCTGCAGTGTCTTGCTCTAGTGCCCCCCACCCATTCTGTGCTTGTTCCTGCCAGCCGGCCCTAACACTCCTGTCCACCTTTCACAGTCTCGCACATTTGGGCCTAAGAGGTTTGTCGGCTGCATGTCCCTCACGGGTCTGCAGCCTGTCACTCCCCTGCCTCCAGGCCCTCCCGCTCATCCAGCCCACACAGGTGCTAACAGAACCACTCCTTCAGGGCTCTTTTTACCACGTCACTCCCTGCTCAGCGAGCCTGTGCCTGCTTGACTCTCCCTCTAGGGAGTGGCCTGAACTGGCCACCAGTCACCAGACCCCCTGGCTCTGCAGCAGGGACCCTCTGCCCTAGGCAGCCACAACTTGGCTCCCTTTCAATTTGCCAGTTCTTCAACCAGCTCCTCCCTCTTGCTGGCTATTCACCAAGCTTGGCATCTCCTCGCTACTGTGCTGAACACTCGCCTTCCACAGGCAGCCCCCACCTGAGTCTCATCCCTTTTTCATCATTCACGCCTCTTCTCATTAACCAGGAGTTCACACCTCCTATTTGTCTGTTTGGAAGTATGCCTTCGTCTTTTCCCTGTGGGTTTTGCAGATCCCTATACCTCAGCCAGACGGGAGAGGGCTGCTGGGCAGAGGCCGGGCAGTCCGAGGGCCAAGCCTGGCTCTGAGCGGGGCTGGCGCTGGGCCTGGTGGGGCCCTCAGTTGGGGGTGGTGCTGGTAAGAAAGCTTCTACGGACACGGGAGAGTGAGAACACTGGTGGAAGCCTCGAAGCTCTTCCCTGCAGGGAGCTCCTGTCTGACCAGGCCATGCAGTCAAGCATCAGGGCCACCAGGGCACTGCTCCCGATGGTCCTAGACTCTCGGGCCCGCTGGCAGCCTTCTGGGCAAGTGTTCTGAGTAAAGGGAGTTTCATGAGCCACACCACGTGACCCTGAACCCTGGACGGAGCAGGCTATGCAGGGCCAGAGCCTGACCCTACTGAGATTCAAGTGCCCTTTGACAGGTACGGACCGAGCATTTCCCGGGGCAGAATCCAGTGGAGGGGCCCAAGCGGAAGAGAGTCGGGAAAGCTTCCCAAAGGAGATGCCTGGGCTGAAGAGGAAGAATTTCACCAGCTAGACAGAGTAGGGGCACAGGGAGGAGAAAAAACAGCTAGTACCGGCTTCCTTGCCTACAACAGGGAGAGACACCAACTATTCAGGATTAGAGAAAGTGTAATAAACCACGTAACAGTGCATGCCACACGGCGGGGTGATCAGTCAGTGATGGCTGTTATCATTATTAAATAACactatttaatttaaatagcttggctgcagagagaaaaaaggtgACAGCTAAAGGGAGATAagggccaatttttttttaagatgagaaagcCTTGAGTGTGAAAGGTCACAATAAAAAAGGAGagactgggggccggcccagtggtgtagtgatttaGTTTGTGCACTCGGCTTTGGTCGCCTGGGGTTCGAggaggcacggacctacacaccgctcatcaagccacgctctgGCGGcctcccaaata
This genomic interval carries:
- the CTDSP2 gene encoding carboxy-terminal domain RNA polymerase II polypeptide A small phosphatase 2 isoform X2 produces the protein MEHGSIITQARREDALVLTKQGLVSKSSPKKPRGRNIFKALFCCFRAQHVGQSSPSTELSTYKEEANTIAKIPGTCLLPEVTEEDQGRICVVIDLDETLVHSSFKPINNADFIVPVEIEGTTHQVYVLKRPYVDEFLRRMGELFECVLFTASLAKYADPVTDLLDRCGVFRARLFRESCVFHQGCYVKDLSRLGRDLRKTLILDNSPASYIFHPENAVPVQSWFDDMADTELLNLIPIFEELSGAEDVYTSLGQLRAP